One genomic segment of candidate division KSB1 bacterium includes these proteins:
- a CDS encoding CpaF family protein has protein sequence MPKKSSANEREKAYQELKTRIHRKLIDKLDLSQIGAVPEQQLRAEVRRIVEELLNSEADELPVAGVNRERLLAEIQHETFGLGPLEPLLADPTVSDILVNGHKQVYVERFGKLERTDTVFKDDDHLLHIIDRIVSQVGRRVDESSPMVDARLPDGSRVNAVIPPLAIDGPALSIRKFGVRKFTMDDLIEIGSLTRDMAFLMQGAVRARLNILISGGTGSGKTTFLNVLSSFIPGHERIVTIEDAAELQLNQEHVVRLETRPPNVEGKGAVSQRELLINALRMRPDRIIVGECRGAEAFDMLQAMNTGHDGSMTTLHANSPRDAMRRLESMVLMATANLPERAIREYMASAIDLVVQISRLSDGTRKVLSISEVTGMEGDTITMEDIFVYEKTGVAPDGTVVGSFKATGVRPKCTEKLKACGIELPPSITFEPSILLEIHRDHQQEDIEMHARKLMR, from the coding sequence ATGCCCAAGAAGTCCAGTGCCAACGAGCGCGAAAAGGCCTATCAAGAGCTGAAGACCCGCATTCACCGCAAGCTCATCGACAAGCTGGACCTCTCGCAGATCGGGGCCGTTCCTGAGCAGCAGCTGCGCGCCGAGGTCCGGAGGATCGTCGAGGAACTGCTAAACTCCGAGGCCGATGAACTGCCGGTGGCCGGCGTGAACCGGGAACGATTGCTGGCGGAGATCCAGCATGAGACCTTTGGCCTGGGGCCGCTGGAACCGCTCTTGGCCGATCCCACCGTCTCCGACATTCTGGTCAACGGCCACAAGCAGGTGTACGTGGAGCGATTTGGCAAGTTGGAGCGTACCGACACGGTGTTCAAGGACGACGACCACCTCCTGCACATCATTGACCGCATCGTGTCGCAGGTGGGACGGCGCGTCGATGAATCCAGTCCCATGGTGGACGCTCGTCTGCCGGACGGCTCGCGCGTCAACGCTGTTATCCCACCCTTGGCCATCGACGGGCCGGCGCTGTCCATCCGCAAGTTCGGCGTGCGCAAGTTCACCATGGATGACCTCATCGAAATCGGCTCTTTGACGCGCGACATGGCATTCCTCATGCAGGGGGCAGTGCGTGCCCGGCTGAACATCTTGATCTCCGGAGGCACCGGTTCAGGAAAGACCACCTTCTTGAACGTGTTGTCCAGCTTCATACCGGGCCACGAACGCATCGTGACCATCGAAGACGCTGCGGAGTTGCAGCTCAATCAGGAGCACGTCGTGCGCCTGGAGACGCGCCCGCCCAACGTGGAGGGCAAGGGTGCCGTGTCGCAGCGCGAGCTCTTGATCAATGCCCTGCGTATGCGCCCGGACCGCATCATCGTGGGCGAGTGCCGAGGCGCCGAGGCTTTCGACATGCTCCAGGCCATGAACACCGGGCACGACGGTTCCATGACCACCCTGCACGCCAATTCGCCAAGGGACGCCATGCGCCGGCTGGAGTCGATGGTGCTGATGGCCACCGCCAACCTCCCGGAAAGAGCCATTCGCGAGTACATGGCCTCGGCGATCGACCTGGTGGTGCAAATCTCCCGTCTGAGCGACGGCACGCGCAAGGTGCTCAGCATTTCCGAAGTGACCGGCATGGAAGGCGACACGATCACCATGGAAGATATCTTCGTCTACGAAAAGACTGGCGTTGCTCCTGATGGCACGGTGGTGGGTAGCTTCAAAGCGACGGGTGTCCGTCCAAAGTGCACCGAGAAGTTGAAGGCTTGTGGTATCGAGCTGCCGCCAAGCATTACTTTCGAGCCGTCTATTCTGCTGGAGATTCACCGCGACCACCAGCAGGAGGACATAGAGATGCATGCACGGAAGCTCATGCGTTGA
- a CDS encoding AAA family ATPase translates to MGVAMLGKSRKQEKPQEAAHAQKLVAVVIEPEESSLQLIEEVLNEPGVFEPIIKCTNLTEGMQQVRVHRPHLLILSGVPNASEALSFLMRAALSFPAMTTFFTAHSGSPELLLESMRAGAREFLVRPLDRHELAAAVRRFLSTKVTQGLVPQKTGMVISVYAVKGGLGATTIATNLAVNLGTKLEKAVVVMDANFQTGSVAIFLDIQPKISMTDLVRDIDQIDPQSLKRVLPKHPSGIYFLPPPKANNGVYKLSPADLTKLFALLRQEYDYIVVDLDRFVDETTALFLDETDLLLLVVNLDVPSLVNTNRTLDLLQKLGFDLGKTMLVSNRHVSQNEYMLEEFTQLVKRSIDWKIPNHKYAECLAAVNKGEPFALRGEKSKANKSLVELAEALDRRLSEMAQERNLRPQE, encoded by the coding sequence GTGGGTGTGGCGATGCTTGGCAAGTCACGGAAACAGGAAAAGCCGCAAGAGGCGGCACATGCGCAGAAGCTGGTCGCGGTTGTCATTGAGCCGGAGGAGTCCTCCCTCCAGCTCATCGAGGAGGTGCTCAACGAGCCCGGCGTCTTCGAGCCGATCATCAAGTGCACCAACTTGACGGAGGGGATGCAACAGGTGCGCGTGCATCGGCCGCATCTGTTGATCTTGAGTGGAGTGCCCAACGCGTCTGAGGCGCTCTCTTTTCTGATGCGCGCTGCCCTTTCCTTCCCCGCCATGACGACGTTTTTCACCGCCCATAGCGGCTCTCCCGAGCTGCTGCTGGAATCGATGCGCGCAGGTGCTCGAGAGTTTTTGGTCAGACCCTTAGACCGGCATGAGCTTGCGGCTGCAGTGCGGCGGTTTCTGAGCACCAAGGTCACGCAAGGCCTGGTGCCGCAGAAGACGGGCATGGTCATCTCCGTGTACGCGGTCAAGGGCGGATTGGGGGCAACGACCATCGCCACCAACCTGGCCGTCAATCTTGGCACCAAGCTCGAGAAGGCGGTGGTGGTAATGGATGCCAACTTCCAGACGGGGTCGGTGGCCATCTTCCTGGACATTCAGCCGAAGATTTCCATGACCGACCTTGTGCGCGACATCGATCAGATCGACCCGCAGTCATTGAAGCGGGTCTTGCCGAAGCATCCGTCGGGTATCTATTTCCTGCCGCCGCCAAAGGCGAACAACGGCGTTTACAAGCTCTCGCCGGCAGACCTCACCAAGTTGTTTGCCCTGCTCAGGCAGGAATACGACTACATCGTTGTCGACCTGGACCGCTTCGTGGACGAGACGACCGCGCTGTTCCTCGATGAGACCGACCTGTTGTTACTGGTGGTGAACCTCGATGTGCCATCCTTGGTCAACACCAATCGCACGCTGGACCTGCTGCAGAAGCTGGGTTTTGACCTGGGAAAGACCATGTTGGTTTCCAACCGGCACGTCAGTCAGAACGAGTATATGCTCGAGGAGTTCACGCAGTTGGTCAAGCGCTCCATAGACTGGAAGATTCCCAATCACAAGTATGCGGAGTGCTTGGCAGCAGTGAACAAGGGGGAGCCGTTTGCGCTGCGCGGCGAAAAGTCTAAGGCAAACAAGAGCCTCGTTGAGTTGGCAGAGGCTCTGGACAGGCGGCTGAGCGAGATGGCGCAGGAAAGAAACCTCAGGCCACAGGAGTGA
- a CDS encoding pilus assembly protein N-terminal domain-containing protein gives MTLEPSRCAVLEFTAPITKVFVADPEIADVTVTTPKHLLVVGKKAGVTNVVVWTNETTYQQYTVQVGRAKSADQVMLQVRFAEMSRGALRELGAHFIIEQLKVGSEELTVGSFAGRVNTPAIPPGLDDNVSFFFSIPSQKLSSILRALEEKRVLTTLAEPNLVAANGDTASFLAGGEFPVPIVNFQGVTIVFKEFGVRLKFVPTILDSETIELKVAPEVSSLDFESGVVLSGFRIPALLTRRALTTVHLKDGEGLVIGGLMTKELMDTMSRIPILGHIPVLGNLFKSRRANRQETELIILIVPRIVQPMRPEEVQEVKLQE, from the coding sequence GTGACGCTGGAGCCGTCGCGGTGTGCAGTGTTGGAGTTTACGGCCCCTATCACCAAGGTCTTCGTCGCAGATCCCGAAATCGCCGACGTCACCGTCACTACGCCTAAGCATCTGCTGGTGGTGGGAAAGAAGGCTGGCGTGACGAATGTCGTGGTCTGGACGAACGAGACGACCTACCAGCAGTACACGGTCCAAGTGGGCCGGGCAAAGTCGGCCGACCAGGTGATGTTGCAGGTGCGCTTTGCCGAGATGAGCCGCGGCGCCCTGCGTGAACTGGGGGCCCACTTCATCATCGAGCAACTCAAGGTCGGCTCAGAGGAGCTCACCGTCGGAAGCTTCGCCGGGAGGGTAAATACTCCGGCGATCCCCCCTGGCTTGGACGACAATGTGAGCTTCTTCTTTTCCATTCCCAGCCAAAAGCTCTCGTCCATCCTCCGCGCCCTGGAGGAGAAGAGGGTGCTGACGACTCTGGCCGAACCGAATCTGGTCGCAGCCAACGGCGACACTGCCAGTTTCTTGGCCGGAGGCGAGTTCCCTGTGCCCATCGTCAACTTCCAGGGCGTGACCATTGTGTTCAAAGAGTTTGGTGTGCGGTTGAAGTTTGTCCCGACGATCCTCGATTCCGAGACCATCGAGCTGAAGGTGGCTCCCGAGGTGAGCAGCCTGGACTTTGAAAGCGGCGTGGTCCTGAGCGGTTTTCGCATTCCCGCCCTCCTCACGCGCCGGGCGCTCACCACCGTTCACCTGAAGGACGGCGAGGGGTTGGTCATAGGCGGCTTGATGACCAAAGAGCTCATGGACACCATGTCCCGCATACCTATCCTCGGGCATATACCTGTGCTGGGGAATCTCTTCAAGAGCAGGCGTGCCAATCGCCAGGAGACTGAGTTGATCATCCTCATCGTACCCCGGATCGTACAGCCGATGCGCCCCGAGGAGGTGCAAGAAGTCAAGTTGCAGGAGTGA
- the kaiC gene encoding circadian clock protein KaiC, which translates to MNEIGRRTVLPKTLTGIVGLDDLTNGGLPSGRTTVVVGSPGAGKTILCLEFLYRGATQYGEPGIYVNFGDPREKILADVRTMNWDLEPLLRDNRLVLADLPAKRAERGQEPLLKPEMLIEAVAYAVKHTGAKRVALDETNLTLPGTGQEDYTASDLKTIMRGIEAQGVTLVMTATGEARNGKRCGVEEYLADCVISLEHRMVNNVASRRLRVLKYRGTSHGAHECPYQITPNGLLILPLSTFALSSAVSEERISTGVLALDHMLDGGYYRESAVLIVGGSGTGKSSLAMACLDAACARGERALYVSYEESPAQLHRNFRSVGMNVENWVGKGLLRLMGVLPEAHGSEEHLTMLLTEIDRFRPAVVACDSFSALQRIYRQEPGFDLPLFLFSEAKNRGITLLATASIANEHENGNSWVSGLYCLADTIISLRQVSNAERQSRGLLVVKSRGMRHDSELRELLITDQGLKLGNVFWNQEEFVLGVSRQIEELRERLDRGNGGAQGQAVRHESGGSSAQAHAAQDLWGDIGHGREQGTSSADESLGRTSVAPAAVA; encoded by the coding sequence ATGAACGAGATAGGTCGAAGAACGGTGTTGCCGAAGACGCTGACCGGCATCGTGGGGCTTGATGACCTTACCAATGGCGGTCTGCCCTCCGGACGAACCACCGTAGTTGTGGGCTCCCCGGGAGCGGGTAAGACGATTCTCTGTCTTGAGTTCCTCTACCGGGGGGCAACCCAGTACGGGGAGCCGGGTATCTACGTGAATTTCGGCGACCCCAGGGAGAAGATCCTGGCCGACGTAAGGACTATGAATTGGGACTTGGAGCCCTTGCTGCGCGACAATCGCCTGGTGCTGGCCGACCTCCCTGCGAAGCGTGCCGAGAGGGGGCAAGAACCGCTCCTGAAGCCTGAGATGCTCATCGAGGCGGTCGCTTACGCAGTGAAACACACCGGCGCCAAGCGCGTCGCCCTCGATGAGACCAACCTGACCCTTCCAGGCACAGGACAAGAAGACTACACTGCCTCTGACCTCAAGACGATTATGCGCGGCATTGAGGCCCAGGGGGTCACGCTGGTCATGACCGCCACGGGCGAGGCGCGCAACGGCAAGCGTTGTGGTGTGGAGGAGTACCTGGCCGACTGCGTAATCAGCCTTGAGCATCGGATGGTCAACAATGTGGCAAGTCGCCGGCTGCGGGTGCTCAAGTACCGGGGCACTTCTCACGGAGCGCACGAGTGCCCATACCAAATCACGCCCAATGGCCTACTCATTCTGCCCCTGTCTACTTTCGCACTGAGCAGCGCGGTCAGCGAAGAGCGGATCTCCACCGGGGTGCTGGCCTTGGATCACATGTTGGACGGCGGGTATTATCGGGAGAGCGCGGTGCTCATCGTCGGCGGCAGCGGAACCGGCAAGTCCAGTTTGGCCATGGCCTGTCTGGACGCCGCATGTGCTCGCGGCGAGCGCGCCCTGTACGTTTCCTACGAGGAGTCGCCTGCGCAATTGCACCGCAACTTCCGCAGCGTGGGCATGAACGTGGAAAACTGGGTAGGTAAAGGACTGCTGCGCTTGATGGGGGTCTTGCCCGAAGCCCACGGAAGCGAAGAGCATCTCACCATGCTCCTCACCGAGATCGATCGATTTCGCCCTGCGGTGGTCGCCTGCGATTCGTTCTCGGCCCTGCAGCGCATCTATCGCCAGGAGCCTGGGTTTGACCTACCGCTTTTCCTGTTCAGCGAGGCGAAAAACCGTGGCATTACCCTGTTGGCGACGGCCAGCATAGCGAATGAACACGAGAACGGCAACTCTTGGGTCTCCGGTCTTTACTGCCTGGCCGACACGATTATCAGCTTGCGGCAGGTGAGCAACGCGGAACGGCAGAGCCGCGGGTTGTTGGTGGTAAAGTCGCGTGGCATGCGCCACGACTCCGAACTGCGAGAGCTGCTGATCACCGACCAGGGGCTGAAACTTGGCAACGTGTTCTGGAATCAGGAGGAGTTCGTGCTGGGCGTCTCACGGCAGATCGAAGAACTGCGCGAGCGTCTGGACCGAGGAAACGGCGGGGCACAAGGGCAAGCTGTTCGGCATGAGAGCGGGGGTAGCAGCGCGCAGGCGCACGCCGCGCAGGACCTTTGGGGCGATATCGGACATGGAAGAGAACAAGGCACCAGCTCCGCTGACGAGTCCCTTGGCCGTACAAGCGTCGCGCCGGCTGCCGTCGCATAG